In Quercus robur chromosome 11, dhQueRobu3.1, whole genome shotgun sequence, the following proteins share a genomic window:
- the LOC126704895 gene encoding B3 domain-containing protein At2g24670-like, with translation MDKPITICEFSTRGAQRRRSKPSLVYSQRWKDKAKRSPNKYHHHHKFEGLSVLAHAVSLITSPNQSDSVLSKEKPPKPKRQRIKPRPRVTQQAGPHPPPCLPTQFQDKINGLNGQDLKLVIQKRLSKTDIRPYFARLSIPNGQVRIDFLSKEDHTILEQREANRINYKGMKVPLIEPSLAESTIVLKKWKLGSSTSYMLSSGWQKVAVDNGLETDNIIQLWSFKVNQIVHLALVKL, from the exons ATGGACAAGCCTATTACCATCTGTGAGTTTTCCACTCGGGGTGCTCAAAGACGAAGATCAAAGCCTTCCCtt GTTTACAGCCAACGATGGAAAGATAAAGCTAAGAGGTCTCCCAacaaatatcatcatcatcacaagTTTGAGGGTTTGTCTGTGCTTGCTCATGCCGTTTCACTCATTACCAGTCCAAACCAATCTGACTCTGTGCTATCTAAAGAAAAGCCACCCAAACCCAAGAGGCAGCGGATCAAACCCAGACCCAGAGTCACTCAGCAAGCTGGTCCTCACCCACCACCTTGCTTGCCCACCCAATTCCAGGACAAAATCAATGGGCTTAACGGCCAAGATTTGAAGCTTGTTATCCAGAAACGATTGTCCAAAACCGATATTAGGCCATACTTTGCTCGCCTTTCCATACCAAATGGTCAGGTGAGGATTGACTTTCTCAGTAAAGAGGACCATACCATTCTGGAGCAAAGGGAAGCAAATAGAATCAATTACAAAGGAATGAAAGTCCCCTTGATAGAGCCCAGCCTTGCAGAATCAACAATCgttttgaagaagtggaagtTGGGTAGCAGCACGTCCTACATGCTCAGCTCTGGGTGGCAAAAGGTTGCAGTTGACAATGGACTTGAAACTGACAACATCATACAGCTATGGTCCTTCAAAGTCAACCAAATTGTCCACTTGGCCCTTGTTAAGCTTTAG